In Bactrocera oleae isolate idBacOlea1 chromosome 5, idBacOlea1, whole genome shotgun sequence, a genomic segment contains:
- the LOC118681465 gene encoding uncharacterized protein, with product MSRNLFMLLFGTSLLVSSFLMTNAQFNVSKNVLPVSLKPIIPRPSIPARRPIPTSRPRPPTRIPSLPPIRQPSPPTRRPNPPTLRPTPPTRRRTWTVTITVTRRPRMITRALCRHCSKSSKCRAAGPSLCVCSRNKKLCRRVANRCTLRKLNCQAKPRNKWGITQQKRCAKLKVGAKAAKCKD from the exons ATGTCcagaaatttatttatgctCC TCTTTGGCACTTCACTGTTAGTATCCAGTTTTTTGATGACTAATGCTCAGTTCAATGTGTCAAAAAATGTGCTACCAGTAAGTTTAAAACCGATAATACCGAGACCAAGTATACCAGCACGAAGACCAATACCAACCAGCAGACCCAGGCCCCCAACAAGAATACCTAGTCTACCACCGATTAGGCAACCAAGTCCACCAACGAGAAGACCAAATCCGCCAACGTTGAGACCAACACCACCAACTAGACGACGAACTTGGACAGTAACTATAACCGTAACTAGGAGACCAAGAATGATAACACGGGCCTTATGTCGTCACTGTTCTAAGTCATCAAAATGTAGAGCTGCCGGTCCATCTCTATGCGTGTGTAGTCGAAATAAGAAGCTCTGTCGTCGAGTGGCCAATAGATGCACTTTGCGGAAGCTCAATTGTCAAGCGAAGCCACGTAACA AATGGGGTATCACGCAACAGAAGCGTTGTGCTAAGCTGAAAGTAGGCGCAAAGGCAGCAAAATGTAAAGATTAG